In Paraflavitalea devenefica, the following are encoded in one genomic region:
- a CDS encoding sensor histidine kinase, whose translation MIKVRDKWFRILIVVLPFLLVIYANKIYLRADTAKILRTLISLACILLITEGNRFIIYRSRAQTWLKPPFRIWAVIVAGLAYSTVVLALSTFIQVNFLSDQVDVTVHIKSGVTINNNQIAVGLWGYAFFNAFFAFFFLLVGFETLYHYAKLRYTEKENEQLEKDKLRAELNQLKGIVNPHFLFNNLNSLSSLIGENPVRAEAFLDELTKVFRYLLRNNQTELTILGQELQFIQSYYHLLQTRYGNGIDLKIQVDKKYEEWLLPPLTLQLLVENAVKHNRLQKEHPLNIEIIAATGNTLIVRNTIFKREGLVESTGFGLQNINARYKMLNLPGVSIEKDHWHFTVTIPLIEPRADGQQVTEPGLMPVSS comes from the coding sequence TTGATAAAGGTCCGTGATAAATGGTTCCGCATTCTCATTGTTGTGCTTCCTTTCTTATTGGTCATTTATGCCAATAAGATATATCTGCGTGCCGATACGGCAAAGATCCTGCGCACCCTTATATCTCTGGCCTGCATCCTGTTGATTACAGAAGGTAACCGTTTTATCATCTATCGCAGTCGCGCACAAACCTGGCTTAAGCCTCCTTTCCGCATCTGGGCAGTCATTGTTGCCGGCCTGGCATACTCCACCGTGGTCCTGGCGCTCAGTACTTTCATCCAGGTTAATTTCCTGTCGGACCAAGTAGATGTTACTGTACATATAAAATCGGGGGTAACGATCAACAATAATCAGATTGCAGTTGGTTTATGGGGCTACGCTTTCTTCAATGCTTTCTTTGCCTTCTTTTTTCTGCTGGTAGGTTTTGAAACGCTTTACCATTACGCCAAACTACGGTACACAGAAAAAGAAAATGAACAACTGGAAAAAGACAAGCTCAGGGCTGAGCTGAACCAATTAAAAGGTATTGTCAATCCACACTTCCTCTTCAATAACCTCAATTCACTTTCCTCGCTCATTGGCGAAAACCCCGTGCGGGCAGAAGCTTTTCTCGATGAGCTTACCAAGGTATTCCGTTACCTGCTCAGGAACAACCAGACCGAACTGACCATCCTCGGGCAGGAGCTTCAGTTCATACAATCTTATTATCACCTGTTGCAAACCCGTTATGGCAACGGTATCGACCTGAAAATTCAGGTAGATAAAAAATATGAAGAATGGCTGCTACCTCCGCTTACCCTCCAGTTGCTGGTGGAGAATGCGGTAAAGCACAACCGGCTTCAAAAAGAACATCCGTTAAATATTGAAATAATAGCTGCTACCGGAAACACACTCATTGTACGCAATACTATTTTCAAAAGGGAGGGCCTGGTAGAATCCACCGGCTTCGGACTGCAAAACATCAATGCGCGCTACAAGATGCTTAACCTGCCGGGCGTAAGCATTGAAAAAGATCACTGGCATTTCACCGTTACTATACCGCTCATAGAACCCCGGGCCGATGGCCAGCAGGTAACAGAGCCCGGATTGATGCCCGTCTCTTCCTAG
- a CDS encoding DinB family protein translates to MFYTTINQTSLLTQLQDMAAYNLWAITRLTGWLQSKPDTLLETAAASSFPGIKATLQHILEVEQGWLGHLQQAPAGIRQEPDGSLEAVLDSLVEHAGAFNDYVQSLTEEELQEDCYCNVLFVGEICRPRFEIIQHCLNHSTYHRGQVVTIGHQVGLKDAPMTDYMFYVLRVKAFAGSKGLPGEKMERREGKRQPAVRNSFLAVNFFSK, encoded by the coding sequence ATGTTTTACACTACCATTAATCAGACCAGCCTGCTCACTCAATTACAAGATATGGCCGCTTACAACCTGTGGGCCATTACCCGGCTTACCGGCTGGCTTCAGTCCAAACCAGACACATTACTGGAAACGGCAGCCGCTTCCAGCTTCCCGGGTATCAAGGCCACACTGCAGCATATCCTGGAAGTAGAACAGGGATGGCTGGGCCACCTGCAGCAGGCGCCGGCAGGCATACGGCAGGAGCCGGATGGCAGCCTGGAAGCCGTGCTGGACAGCCTGGTGGAGCATGCGGGTGCTTTTAATGATTATGTACAGTCGCTGACGGAGGAAGAATTACAGGAGGATTGCTATTGTAATGTGTTGTTCGTGGGCGAGATTTGCCGGCCCCGGTTTGAAATTATCCAGCACTGCCTGAACCATAGTACTTACCATCGGGGGCAGGTGGTAACAATTGGCCACCAGGTAGGACTAAAGGATGCGCCGATGACGGATTATATGTTTTATGTGCTGCGGGTGAAGGCCTTTGCCGGGTCCAAAGGGCTCCCTGGGGAGAAGATGGAAAGACGGGAAGGAAAACGCCAACCCGCTGTGCGTAACAGTTTCCTGGCAGTGAATTTTTTCAGTAAATAA
- a CDS encoding winged helix DNA-binding domain-containing protein, whose protein sequence is MTTAAIVQYRLYNQQLSQPSLKQPGELVHWMGSMQAQDYLGAKWSIGLRLPGSTDEDIEQAIADRKIIRTWGLRGTWHWMAPADVHWMLRLVSPKIQQKYAPYLKQESLDAAKVKKSNKVLVKALQDGQALTREELTGILSKNGIKASNYGIGHLLLHASQEQLICMGPRRGKQFTHVLLEDWIPKDKRFEPADPLAELALRYFTSHGPATVKDFMWWAGLTLAEARKGIEPMQDKLERVEVEGITYLMSSDRPALKKKVTVHLLPGFDEYLLGYTDRSVVVEDKHAKKLAMTANGQFSSTIVVGGRVDGIWKRTMDTKNVDITTTYFDAAGKSVQQAVAVAARRYAKFLGLKADL, encoded by the coding sequence ATGACCACAGCAGCCATTGTTCAATACCGGTTGTACAATCAGCAGCTTTCGCAACCTTCACTTAAACAGCCTGGAGAGCTGGTGCATTGGATGGGCTCCATGCAGGCGCAGGATTACCTGGGCGCTAAATGGAGTATTGGCCTGCGCCTGCCCGGTTCTACAGATGAGGACATTGAACAGGCGATTGCAGACAGGAAAATTATACGCACCTGGGGACTGCGGGGCACCTGGCACTGGATGGCGCCGGCAGATGTGCATTGGATGTTGCGCCTGGTGTCGCCCAAAATCCAGCAGAAGTATGCACCCTACCTGAAGCAGGAATCACTGGATGCGGCCAAAGTGAAGAAAAGCAATAAAGTGCTGGTGAAAGCATTGCAGGATGGCCAGGCGTTGACACGGGAAGAACTGACTGGCATACTGAGCAAAAACGGTATCAAGGCATCCAATTACGGGATAGGGCATTTGTTGTTGCATGCCTCACAGGAACAGTTGATCTGTATGGGTCCCCGGCGGGGGAAACAGTTTACCCATGTATTACTGGAAGACTGGATACCAAAAGATAAAAGATTTGAGCCGGCTGACCCGTTGGCCGAGCTGGCGCTACGTTATTTTACCAGTCACGGCCCTGCTACGGTGAAGGATTTTATGTGGTGGGCAGGACTTACCCTGGCAGAAGCACGTAAAGGCATTGAACCCATGCAGGACAAACTGGAAAGGGTGGAGGTGGAAGGCATCACTTACCTGATGTCGTCGGATAGGCCGGCTTTGAAGAAGAAAGTTACTGTTCACCTGTTGCCGGGATTTGATGAATATTTACTGGGCTATACCGACCGCAGTGTAGTCGTGGAAGATAAACATGCCAAAAAGCTGGCCATGACAGCCAATGGTCAATTCAGTTCCACGATCGTAGTGGGCGGGCGGGTAGATGGTATCTGGAAAAGAACGATGGACACAAAAAATGTTGACATAACTACTACTTATTTCGATGCTGCCGGTAAGTCTGTACAGCAGGCGGTAGCTGTAGCGGCACGGCGGTATGCGAAGTTTCTCGGGCTGAAAGCTGATTTATAG
- a CDS encoding NUDIX hydrolase: protein MSSDQHIKVAVDAVVFGYSRQEGVSVLLIQRKYPPFQNSWAIPGGFVLEEESLEAAVRRELQEETGIAVNYLEQLYTFGDPGRDPRQRIISITYFALVKSAQFQQLKASTDAEHAQWFGIKELPPLAFDHEAILQTAIERIRVKIRYQPIGFELLDKVFSFADLEHLYMTLLDRDIDRRNFSRKMMALGILDETNEVARAEGKGRPSKMYRFNEQRYQQLEKEGMNFEI from the coding sequence ATGTCTTCTGATCAACATATTAAAGTAGCGGTAGACGCGGTCGTGTTTGGTTACTCCAGGCAGGAAGGCGTGTCGGTACTGCTCATACAACGTAAGTATCCTCCTTTTCAAAATAGTTGGGCTATACCAGGTGGTTTTGTATTGGAAGAAGAGTCGCTGGAAGCGGCCGTGCGCCGGGAATTACAGGAAGAAACAGGCATTGCCGTCAACTACCTGGAGCAATTGTATACGTTTGGCGATCCTGGGCGTGACCCGCGGCAGCGTATTATATCCATTACTTATTTCGCCCTGGTGAAATCGGCTCAATTCCAGCAATTGAAGGCGAGTACAGATGCAGAACATGCACAATGGTTTGGCATCAAGGAGCTACCCCCGCTGGCTTTTGACCATGAAGCTATTTTGCAGACCGCCATTGAAAGGATCAGGGTCAAGATCAGGTACCAGCCAATAGGGTTTGAGCTGTTGGACAAGGTATTTTCTTTTGCCGACCTGGAGCATTTGTATATGACCCTGCTGGACAGGGATATTGACCGCCGCAATTTTTCCCGGAAGATGATGGCGCTGGGCATACTGGATGAAACCAATGAGGTAGCCAGGGCAGAAGGCAAAGGCAGGCCCAGTAAAATGTACCGGTTTAATGAGCAGCGGTACCAACAACTGGAAAAAGAGGGGATGAATTTTGAGATCTGA
- a CDS encoding NUDIX domain-containing protein produces the protein MKTTGVIIARFQTPYLHEGHQYLVNEIRAKHNKVIIILGVSPVKGSRRNPFDYYTREKLLKHFAPELLVLPLSDHPDDAMWSEHLDGLLTGSFPQESFVLYGSRDCFIPYYSGHLPVVALPELGDHSATAIRDANADKVLDSVDFRMGINYAYHNMYEKVYPTVDIAVLRNNETEVLLGKKHGVAQWRFPGGFANPADACYEDAAARELQEECGELITGPMQYVGSARIDDWRYRSEADKIMTLFFKTDFVGGEAKANDDLGEVAWFPVASLQHMIEENTIAAEHHVLVNMLVKNVRLSAQTIEQ, from the coding sequence ATGAAGACAACAGGAGTTATCATCGCCCGCTTCCAGACCCCTTACCTGCATGAGGGGCATCAATACCTGGTGAATGAGATCAGGGCCAAACACAATAAGGTGATCATCATATTGGGTGTATCGCCGGTAAAAGGTAGCCGCCGCAATCCTTTTGATTATTATACCCGCGAAAAATTACTGAAGCACTTCGCGCCCGAGCTGCTGGTACTGCCCCTGAGCGACCATCCGGATGATGCCATGTGGAGTGAACACCTGGACGGGTTGCTGACCGGCAGTTTCCCCCAGGAGTCCTTTGTGTTATATGGAAGTCGCGACTGTTTTATTCCTTATTATAGTGGTCATTTGCCGGTGGTAGCGCTGCCCGAGCTGGGCGATCACTCTGCCACCGCCATCCGTGATGCCAATGCAGATAAAGTGCTTGACTCTGTTGATTTCAGGATGGGCATCAATTATGCCTATCACAATATGTATGAAAAAGTTTACCCCACAGTAGATATTGCTGTATTGAGGAATAACGAAACAGAAGTATTACTGGGCAAAAAGCATGGCGTGGCCCAATGGCGGTTTCCCGGTGGCTTTGCCAATCCTGCTGATGCCTGCTATGAGGATGCTGCCGCCCGTGAGCTGCAGGAAGAATGTGGTGAACTCATCACCGGACCCATGCAATATGTAGGTTCTGCCCGGATTGATGACTGGCGGTACCGCAGCGAAGCCGATAAGATCATGACCTTGTTTTTCAAGACTGATTTTGTGGGCGGTGAGGCGAAGGCCAATGATGATCTGGGTGAAGTCGCCTGGTTTCCGGTTGCTTCCCTGCAGCACATGATAGAAGAGAACACGATTGCAGCCGAGCACCATGTGCTGGTAAATATGCTGGTAAAAAATGTGCGCTTGTCTGCCCAGACTATTGAACAATAA
- a CDS encoding nicotinate phosphoribosyltransferase, which yields MKTQENILLLADAYKYSHHKLYYPGTTKIYSYLESRGGQFDETVFFGLQYFLKYYLEGEVITTEKIDAAAGFLEQVFGRQDVFDRSKFDYIVQKHGGRLPVRIKAVPEGTHVPVNNVLVTIENTDPECFWLTNFLETLLMQVWYPCTVATLSSAVRTIATEYFQETASESAMAAIDFVLNDFGFRGVSSVESAGLGGAAHLLNFNGSDNIMASVLAQRYYGANRVIGLSVPATEHSICTLLGEEGELEVFKHVLRTFPSGTVACVSDSFDIFRACSEYWGTELKELVLSRDGVLVIRPDSGDPVFTLLRVFDILMDKFGYTFNEKGYKVLPPQVRVLQGDGVTVDTIRHIYSALKINGISAENLVLGMGGALLQKVDRDTQQFAFKCSYAEVNGEATDVQKHPIEIDSHGRLVESFKRSKAGQLKLIQTEEGYRTIRKEQGPAFKDELVTVFENGALTYEVNFEGVRERACKEKKEVTVD from the coding sequence ATGAAAACCCAGGAAAATATCTTACTGCTTGCCGACGCCTATAAATACTCACACCACAAGTTATATTACCCCGGCACCACCAAGATCTATTCTTACCTCGAAAGCCGCGGCGGCCAGTTTGACGAAACAGTATTCTTCGGATTGCAATATTTCCTGAAGTATTACCTCGAAGGGGAAGTGATCACAACGGAAAAGATTGATGCAGCAGCAGGCTTCCTGGAACAGGTATTTGGCCGCCAGGATGTATTTGACCGCAGCAAATTTGATTACATCGTTCAAAAGCATGGCGGCAGGTTGCCCGTGCGAATCAAAGCTGTACCCGAAGGCACCCACGTACCGGTAAATAATGTATTGGTTACGATCGAGAATACTGACCCGGAATGTTTCTGGCTTACGAATTTCCTGGAGACTTTGCTGATGCAGGTATGGTATCCATGTACGGTGGCTACCCTATCCAGTGCTGTCCGGACAATCGCCACTGAATATTTCCAGGAAACAGCTTCTGAAAGCGCTATGGCTGCTATTGATTTTGTGTTGAATGATTTTGGCTTCCGTGGTGTGAGCTCTGTAGAAAGTGCGGGCCTGGGTGGTGCGGCGCACCTGCTGAACTTCAATGGCAGTGATAATATTATGGCCAGTGTGCTGGCGCAACGGTATTATGGCGCCAACAGGGTAATTGGATTATCAGTTCCCGCTACGGAGCACTCTATCTGCACCTTGCTGGGTGAGGAAGGAGAACTGGAAGTGTTTAAGCATGTACTGAGAACTTTCCCCAGTGGTACGGTAGCCTGTGTTTCTGACTCTTTTGATATTTTCAGGGCCTGCAGTGAATACTGGGGTACAGAATTGAAGGAACTGGTGTTGAGCCGGGATGGCGTACTAGTAATCCGCCCGGATAGTGGTGATCCTGTATTCACACTGTTGAGGGTATTTGACATATTGATGGATAAGTTTGGTTACACCTTCAATGAAAAAGGATATAAAGTATTGCCTCCACAGGTGCGTGTGCTGCAGGGTGATGGCGTTACAGTAGACACGATCCGCCACATATACAGCGCCCTGAAGATTAATGGCATCAGTGCTGAGAACCTGGTACTGGGCATGGGGGGCGCTTTGTTGCAGAAGGTGGACAGGGACACCCAGCAATTTGCCTTTAAATGTTCTTATGCAGAAGTAAATGGCGAGGCTACTGATGTACAGAAACATCCTATCGAGATTGACTCACACGGCAGGCTGGTGGAATCATTCAAGCGGTCAAAGGCGGGTCAGTTGAAACTGATCCAAACAGAAGAAGGCTATCGCACCATACGCAAAGAGCAGGGACCTGCATTCAAAGATGAACTGGTAACCGTATTTGAGAATGGCGCGCTGACCTATGAAGTAAACTTTGAAGGAGTACGGGAGCGGGCCTGTAAGGAAAAGAAGGAAGTAACGGTAGATTAA
- a CDS encoding macro domain-containing protein, producing the protein MAIQYIKGDATAPVVSGNKIIVHVCNDIGSWGRGFVMALSAKWKEPKQSYKKWFQSKENFALGEVQFVPVSADTWVANMIGQHDIKNDKAGNPPVRYDAIKIALEKVALFAKEKNASVHMPRIGCGLAGGTWDKMEPVIEAVSKQGVPVTVYDL; encoded by the coding sequence ATGGCCATTCAATATATTAAAGGAGATGCCACAGCGCCTGTCGTAAGTGGCAATAAAATTATAGTGCACGTGTGTAATGACATTGGAAGTTGGGGCAGGGGTTTTGTGATGGCATTAAGTGCCAAATGGAAAGAACCGAAGCAATCATACAAGAAGTGGTTTCAGTCAAAAGAAAATTTCGCATTGGGTGAAGTGCAGTTTGTTCCTGTAAGTGCTGACACGTGGGTGGCTAATATGATCGGCCAGCATGATATCAAAAACGATAAAGCCGGCAATCCACCTGTAAGGTATGATGCCATAAAGATCGCTCTTGAGAAAGTGGCATTGTTTGCCAAAGAAAAGAATGCAAGTGTACATATGCCCCGCATAGGCTGCGGCCTTGCCGGAGGCACCTGGGACAAAATGGAACCTGTGATCGAAGCAGTAAGTAAGCAAGGCGTTCCTGTAACTGTATATGATTTATGA
- a CDS encoding NADAR family protein has protein sequence MKYSLDILKKHIEAEQPVEYLFFWGHTQKQGGVVDKSCLSQWFPAAFTVDGITYPTAEHWMMARKALLFDDQAAYEQVLATNKAGAAKAIGRKVKNFEAVVWQKEGYGFVTEGSYHKFSQNPLLKEFLLRTGKKVIVEASPMDRIWGIGLSQNSQDAMNPFKWKGTNLLGFALMEARDRLLT, from the coding sequence ATGAAATACTCATTAGACATACTAAAGAAACATATTGAAGCAGAACAGCCTGTAGAATACTTATTCTTCTGGGGGCATACGCAAAAACAGGGAGGGGTTGTTGATAAATCCTGTCTAAGCCAGTGGTTTCCTGCCGCATTCACAGTGGACGGCATTACCTATCCCACGGCTGAGCACTGGATGATGGCCAGGAAAGCTTTGCTCTTCGATGATCAGGCAGCTTACGAACAAGTACTGGCAACGAATAAGGCCGGTGCAGCCAAAGCCATTGGCAGAAAGGTAAAGAATTTCGAGGCTGTTGTATGGCAAAAAGAGGGTTATGGCTTTGTAACAGAAGGCTCCTATCATAAGTTTTCCCAAAACCCACTGTTAAAGGAGTTTTTATTGAGAACAGGAAAAAAGGTTATTGTAGAGGCTAGTCCAATGGATCGCATCTGGGGTATCGGGCTATCTCAGAATTCTCAGGATGCTATGAACCCTTTCAAATGGAAAGGAACCAACCTGCTGGGGTTTGCGCTGATGGAAGCAAGGGACCGGTTATTAACTTAA
- a CDS encoding TIGR02452 family protein: MNQRERVAIAEDTLQLIEQGFYINTNGDRVETKPVLQQAIDNTRLFTPEALADIRDDFKNSQSFDTNCEVTNETTLDAVRRLSTAGFSKVLCLNFASAKNPGGGFLGGAIAQEECIARASGLYPCLLTAPGYYSYHRKQSTCLYSDHMIYSPGVPVMKDEAGNLLDALVCPSIITSPAVNAGVVMEREPSNRNQITPVMRVRIEKLLALCAHYGHDTLVLGAWGCGVFRNNPEDIATLFQETLQGPFNRQFRKIVFAVKTNKESIIEPFRQRFIN; this comes from the coding sequence ATGAACCAACGTGAGCGTGTGGCTATCGCAGAAGATACGCTGCAATTAATTGAACAAGGGTTTTATATTAATACAAATGGCGACCGGGTGGAAACAAAACCGGTTTTACAACAAGCCATTGATAACACCCGGCTGTTTACACCGGAAGCGTTAGCTGATATCCGGGATGATTTTAAGAATAGTCAAAGCTTTGACACTAACTGTGAGGTAACGAATGAAACAACACTGGATGCTGTTAGGCGGTTGTCCACAGCAGGTTTCAGCAAGGTACTCTGTTTGAACTTTGCTTCGGCCAAAAATCCCGGTGGTGGATTTTTAGGAGGAGCCATAGCGCAAGAAGAATGTATCGCGCGGGCTTCTGGATTGTATCCCTGTCTGTTGACGGCTCCCGGTTATTATTCCTACCACCGGAAACAATCCACCTGTTTGTATTCTGATCATATGATTTATTCTCCCGGTGTCCCGGTGATGAAAGATGAAGCAGGCAACCTGCTCGACGCATTGGTATGTCCCTCCATTATCACATCGCCTGCTGTAAATGCCGGGGTAGTAATGGAACGCGAACCTTCCAACCGGAACCAGATCACTCCTGTGATGCGTGTAAGGATTGAGAAGCTGCTGGCGCTTTGTGCACATTATGGCCATGATACGCTGGTATTGGGCGCCTGGGGTTGTGGCGTTTTCCGGAATAACCCGGAGGATATAGCCACCTTATTCCAAGAGACTTTACAAGGACCTTTTAACCGGCAGTTCAGGAAGATCGTTTTTGCGGTAAAAACGAATAAGGAGAGTATTATAGAGCCGTTCAGGCAAAGATTCATAAACTAG
- a CDS encoding SIR2 family protein, with protein MISFLLGSGFSFEEGIPGVKEINDRLVNLQAKHIRISSDLSASFLEKDQEDPNGRFSLKDRMFVEEFIQFYIHEVIKDKSKFNYEDFFDYYFFPYRDNNFPKELKNFLDNYRNKIQATHRHIDDNINLIGRFHNTFSQLIASLLNQSKYYQDVSLLNYPKYDPFIRFLKYCISDHDIKVHSLNHDMFFEFLGSHHEEIAGYYCDGFTDLGSPYYGDVSFTDQGIIKTHKVRIKFFNGKYNNKLCFSKLHGSVDTYIFNLASPTPDLTRVKRNWRVGDLYKEETNKETGELQYVSGYQYNYPDFLSGTTAKILYYDNEFYKPLFDHFCHNLQSSDYLFVIGYGFKDEKINEMIEKNYLSKGKRMIVVDPYPKEDAFQKEYDITYIRKRITELTYKEWTSLCELKATVS; from the coding sequence ATGATTTCATTTCTATTGGGGTCAGGTTTTTCTTTTGAAGAAGGAATCCCTGGTGTAAAAGAAATAAACGATCGGCTGGTAAACTTACAGGCCAAACATATTCGTATAAGTAGTGATCTTTCTGCTTCATTTTTAGAAAAAGATCAGGAAGATCCAAATGGTCGGTTTAGCCTTAAAGATCGAATGTTTGTTGAAGAGTTTATACAGTTTTACATACACGAAGTAATAAAGGATAAAAGTAAATTTAACTATGAGGATTTCTTTGATTATTATTTTTTCCCTTATCGTGATAATAACTTTCCAAAAGAGTTAAAAAATTTTCTGGATAACTACAGAAATAAAATTCAGGCTACACATAGACACATAGATGATAATATTAATTTAATTGGCCGATTTCATAATACTTTTTCTCAACTTATTGCATCACTACTAAATCAATCAAAGTATTACCAGGATGTTTCCTTGCTAAACTATCCCAAATATGATCCGTTTATAAGGTTTCTTAAATACTGTATTTCTGACCATGATATTAAAGTTCATTCATTAAACCATGATATGTTCTTTGAATTTCTTGGTTCGCATCATGAGGAAATTGCTGGATATTATTGCGATGGTTTTACAGATTTAGGCTCTCCTTACTACGGTGATGTTTCTTTTACTGATCAGGGTATAATTAAAACACATAAAGTAAGAATTAAGTTTTTTAATGGCAAATACAATAACAAGTTATGCTTTTCTAAGCTGCATGGTAGTGTAGATACGTATATATTTAACTTGGCTTCACCAACCCCCGACCTCACAAGAGTTAAAAGGAATTGGAGAGTGGGAGACCTATATAAAGAAGAAACTAATAAAGAGACTGGAGAACTCCAATATGTATCAGGCTACCAATATAACTACCCGGACTTTTTAAGTGGAACAACAGCGAAGATTCTCTACTATGATAATGAATTCTATAAACCATTATTTGATCATTTCTGTCATAACCTTCAAAGTTCAGATTACTTATTCGTCATTGGATACGGGTTTAAGGATGAAAAAATTAATGAAATGATAGAAAAAAACTACTTATCCAAAGGTAAAAGAATGATTGTTGTAGATCCATATCCGAAAGAAGATGCTTTTCAAAAAGAGTACGATATAACATATATAAGAAAGAGAATTACAGAACTCACTTATAAAGAATGGACATCTCTGTGTGAACTCAAAGCAACGGTATCATAA